The Erigeron canadensis isolate Cc75 chromosome 4, C_canadensis_v1, whole genome shotgun sequence genome window below encodes:
- the LOC122596284 gene encoding sec-independent protein translocase protein TATC, chloroplastic-like: MATSTNAFSNLHIYKKDSCFKCLSSRKNYSNTSSLQIKQKKTNLRILSNKKQQKNNNVNKVLSFGRFPLDNDVRDMQRKLGIGGGPPVVEEDTIKVADEIKEGIQVNDASENKGAIYKFFYPDKELLPEDKEMSLLDHLDELRQRIFISVLAVGGAIMGCFVYSKELIMLLEAPISSQGVRFLQLAPGEFFFTTLKVSGYCGILLGSPVILYEIIAFILPGLTKSERKFLAPIVLGSSILFYAGIAFSYSVLTPAALNFFVTYAEGVVESLWSIDQYFDFVLVLMFSTGLSFQVPVIQLLLGQVGLVSGDQMLSIWRYVVVGAVIAAAIVTPSTDPLTQMLLAGPLMGLYFGGAWTVKFIGR, encoded by the exons ATGGCAACTAGTACAAATGCTTTTTCCAATCTTCATATCTACAAAAAAGACAGTTGCTTTAAGTGTTTAAGTTCAAGAAAAAACTATTCAAATACTAGTAGTTTACAGATCAAGCAAAAAAAGACCAACTTGAGAATATTATCAAATAAAAAGCAGCAAAAGAATAATAATGTTAATAAAGTCTTGAGCTTTGGTAGATTTCCTCTTGATAATGATGTAAGGGATATGCAAAGAAAACTTGGTATTGGTGGTGGCCCAccagttgttgaagaagataCAATTA AGGTGGCTGATGAGATAAAAGAAGGTATACAAGTGAATGATGCTTCAGAAAATAAAGGTGCAatctataagtttttttatccTGATAAAGAACTTCTACCAGAAGATAAAGAAATGAGTCTGTTGGATCATCTAGATGAGTTGCGACAACGGATTTTTATATCAGTTTTGGCTGTTGGAGGTGCCATCATGGGATGCTTTGTATACTCAAAGGAACTCATAATGCTTCTTGAAGCTCCTATTAGCTCTCAAGGTGTTAGATTTTTGCAGTTGGCTCCTGGAGAGTTTTTCTTCACAACCCTAAAG gtgTCTGGATACTGTGGCATTCTTCTAGGAAGCCCTGTGATTCTCTATGAGATCATAGCCTTTATTCTGCCAGGACTAACAAAATCTGAAAGGAAATTCCTGGCACCGATCGTTTTAGGATCCTCCATACTTTTTTATGCCGGGATTGCCTTTTCATACTCGGTTCTTACCCCGGCTGCCTTGAACTTCTTTGTGACTTACGCGGAAGGGGTTGTGGAATCATTATGGTCAATTGATCAGTACTTTGATTTTGTACTTGTGCTTATGTTCAGTACAGGATTGTCTTTCCAG GTTCCGGTGATACAGCTGCTGCTAGGACAAGTTGGTTTGGTGTCGGGTGATCAAATGTTGTCGATATGGAGATATGTGGTTGTTGGTGCTGTCATTGCTGCTGCTATTGTCACTCCCTCAACCGATCCACTTACTCAGATGCTTCTTGCTGGACCACTTATGGGTCTCTACTTTGGTGGTGCATGGACAGTCAAGTTCATTGGCCGATAA
- the LOC122595400 gene encoding protein DETOXIFICATION 14-like isoform X1 codes for MEENLLVLAEGNNDDDDDNHRSLRIITWSVFVIEAKKFGYIAGPMVLVTLSQYLLQVICLMMVGHLDELALSSTAIAISLSGVTGFSLLLGMASALETLCGQAYGAQQYKKIGTQTYTAIFSLLIVCIPLSVLWRYTENILVLTGQSPAISREAGKFITWLIPALFAYATLQPLIRYFQMQSMLWAMLISSTVALCLHVPLCWALVYTTRLANIGAAISMDITMWLNVIFLFLYMKYSPACAKTRAPISMEVLHGMKQFFSYAIPSAVMIWYSSLSLICKRIICFQGISFAIKNAAKSLEWWSYEFLILLSGLLPNPELETSVLSVCLNTIATLYAIAYGFGAGISTRVSNELGAGNPQGARIAVYVVLLIAIIETSVVSTSVFVGRRVFGYIFSNEKEVINYVTKMVPLLCLNIIMDSLQGTLSGVARGVGWQHLGAYINLAAFYLAGIPVAVILGFCTSLRGVGLWIGIIVGAAIQLALLGVVAICTNYEKQVERVRERLFKEESSIERLM; via the exons ATGGAAGAAAATTTACTAGTGTTAGCAGAaggaaataatgatgatgatgatgataatcatAGATCATTACGTATAATAACATGGAGTGTGTTTGTAATAGAGGCTAAGAAATTTGGATATATAGCAGGACCAATGGTGTTGGTTACACTTTCTCAGTATTTGTTGCAAGTTATATGCCTTATGATGGTTGGTCATCTTGACGAGCTCGCGCTTTCTAGTACTGCCATCGCCATCTCTCTTTCTGGCGTCACCGGTTTTAGCTTACTT TTGGGGATGGCTAGTGCACTAGAAACCTTATGTGGACAGGCATATGGAGCtcaacaatataaaaaaattggaaCCCAAACTTACACTGCCATTTTCTCTCTTCTAATCGTGTGCATTCCTCTATCTGTTTTATGGAGATATACAGAAAATATACTCGTTCTTACGGGCCAAAGCCCTGCAATTTCACGTGAAGCTGGAAAATTCATAACATGGCTTATTCCTGCACTCTTTGCTTATGCAACACTTCAACCACTTATTCGATATTTCCAAATGCAAAGCATGCTTTGGGCTATGCTCATTAGCTCAACTGTTGCGTTATGCTTGCACGTCCCTCTTTGTTGGGCTCTTGTGTATACGACCAGATTAGCAAACATTGGAGCTGCAATATCTATGGATATTACAATGTGGCTAAACGTGATCTTCCTCTTCCTTTACATGAAATATTCTCCTGCTTGTGCTAAAACCCGTGCTCCAATATCTATGGAGGTGTTGCACGGGATGAAACAGTTCTTTAGCTATGCCATCCCTTCGGCTGTCATGATTTGGTACTCCTCACTCTCTCTTATATGTAAACGTATCATATGCTTTCAGGGCATTTCATTTGCAATAAAAAATGCTGCAAAAAG TCTTGAATGGTGGTCTTATGAGTTTCTAATATTGCTATCTGGTCTTCTGCCAAATCCGGAGTTAGAAACCTCAGTTCTTTCTGTATG CCTCAACACCATTGCTACTCTCTACGCCATAGCATACGGATTTGGGGCTGGCATCAG CACTAGAGTTTCTAATGAACTTGGAGCTGGAAACCCACAAGGTGCTCGTATTGCAGTCTATGTTGTCCTCTTAATTGCCATTATTGAGACGAGTGTAGTTAGCACAAGTGTTTTTGTCGGTAGGCGCGTTTTTGGGTACATTTTTTCCAATGAGAAGGAAGTTATCAATTATGTCACAAAAATGGTGCCTCTTCTCTGCTTAAACATCATCATGGATAGTCTACAGGGAACCCTTTCAG GTGTTGCGAGGGGAGTTGGATGGCAACATCTAGGGGCCTACATTAATCTTGCTGCATTCTATCTTGCGGGGATTCCGGTTGCTGTTATATTAGGATTCTGCACGTCATTGCGAGGAGTGGGTCTATGGATCGGAATAATCGTGGGAGCAGCTATTCAACTTGCTCTACTGGGGGTAGTAGCAATTTGCACAAATTATGAAAAACAG GTGGAAAGGGTAAGGGAAAGGTTATTCAAGGAAGAATCCTCAATTGAGAGATTAATGTGA
- the LOC122595400 gene encoding protein DETOXIFICATION 14-like isoform X2, whose product MEENLLVLAEGNNDDDDDNHRSLRIITWSVFVIEAKKFGYIAGPMVLVTLSQYLLQVICLMMVGHLDELALSSTAIAISLSGVTGFSLLLGMASALETLCGQAYGAQQYKKIGTQTYTAIFSLLIVCIPLSVLWRYTENILVLTGQSPAISREAGKFITWLIPALFAYATLQPLIRYFQMQSMLWAMLISSTVALCLHVPLCWALVYTTRLANIGAAISMDITMWLNVIFLFLYMKYSPACAKTRAPISMEVLHGMKQFFSYAIPSAVMICLEWWSYEFLILLSGLLPNPELETSVLSVCLNTIATLYAIAYGFGAGISTRVSNELGAGNPQGARIAVYVVLLIAIIETSVVSTSVFVGRRVFGYIFSNEKEVINYVTKMVPLLCLNIIMDSLQGTLSGVARGVGWQHLGAYINLAAFYLAGIPVAVILGFCTSLRGVGLWIGIIVGAAIQLALLGVVAICTNYEKQVERVRERLFKEESSIERLM is encoded by the exons ATGGAAGAAAATTTACTAGTGTTAGCAGAaggaaataatgatgatgatgatgataatcatAGATCATTACGTATAATAACATGGAGTGTGTTTGTAATAGAGGCTAAGAAATTTGGATATATAGCAGGACCAATGGTGTTGGTTACACTTTCTCAGTATTTGTTGCAAGTTATATGCCTTATGATGGTTGGTCATCTTGACGAGCTCGCGCTTTCTAGTACTGCCATCGCCATCTCTCTTTCTGGCGTCACCGGTTTTAGCTTACTT TTGGGGATGGCTAGTGCACTAGAAACCTTATGTGGACAGGCATATGGAGCtcaacaatataaaaaaattggaaCCCAAACTTACACTGCCATTTTCTCTCTTCTAATCGTGTGCATTCCTCTATCTGTTTTATGGAGATATACAGAAAATATACTCGTTCTTACGGGCCAAAGCCCTGCAATTTCACGTGAAGCTGGAAAATTCATAACATGGCTTATTCCTGCACTCTTTGCTTATGCAACACTTCAACCACTTATTCGATATTTCCAAATGCAAAGCATGCTTTGGGCTATGCTCATTAGCTCAACTGTTGCGTTATGCTTGCACGTCCCTCTTTGTTGGGCTCTTGTGTATACGACCAGATTAGCAAACATTGGAGCTGCAATATCTATGGATATTACAATGTGGCTAAACGTGATCTTCCTCTTCCTTTACATGAAATATTCTCCTGCTTGTGCTAAAACCCGTGCTCCAATATCTATGGAGGTGTTGCACGGGATGAAACAGTTCTTTAGCTATGCCATCCCTTCGGCTGTCATGATTTG TCTTGAATGGTGGTCTTATGAGTTTCTAATATTGCTATCTGGTCTTCTGCCAAATCCGGAGTTAGAAACCTCAGTTCTTTCTGTATG CCTCAACACCATTGCTACTCTCTACGCCATAGCATACGGATTTGGGGCTGGCATCAG CACTAGAGTTTCTAATGAACTTGGAGCTGGAAACCCACAAGGTGCTCGTATTGCAGTCTATGTTGTCCTCTTAATTGCCATTATTGAGACGAGTGTAGTTAGCACAAGTGTTTTTGTCGGTAGGCGCGTTTTTGGGTACATTTTTTCCAATGAGAAGGAAGTTATCAATTATGTCACAAAAATGGTGCCTCTTCTCTGCTTAAACATCATCATGGATAGTCTACAGGGAACCCTTTCAG GTGTTGCGAGGGGAGTTGGATGGCAACATCTAGGGGCCTACATTAATCTTGCTGCATTCTATCTTGCGGGGATTCCGGTTGCTGTTATATTAGGATTCTGCACGTCATTGCGAGGAGTGGGTCTATGGATCGGAATAATCGTGGGAGCAGCTATTCAACTTGCTCTACTGGGGGTAGTAGCAATTTGCACAAATTATGAAAAACAG GTGGAAAGGGTAAGGGAAAGGTTATTCAAGGAAGAATCCTCAATTGAGAGATTAATGTGA
- the LOC122595400 gene encoding protein DETOXIFICATION 12-like isoform X3, whose protein sequence is MEENLLVLAEGNNDDDDDNHRSLRIITWSVFVIEAKKFGYIAGPMVLVTLSQYLLQVICLMMVGHLDELALSSTAIAISLSGVTGFSLLLGMASALETLCGQAYGAQQYKKIGTQTYTAIFSLLIVCIPLSVLWRYTENILVLTGQSPAISREAGKFITWLIPALFAYATLQPLIRYFQMQSMLWAMLISSTVALCLHVPLCWALVYTTRLANIGAAISMDITMWLNVIFLFLYMKYSPACAKTRAPISMEVLHGMKQFFSYAIPSAVMICLNTIATLYAIAYGFGAGISTRVSNELGAGNPQGARIAVYVVLLIAIIETSVVSTSVFVGRRVFGYIFSNEKEVINYVTKMVPLLCLNIIMDSLQGTLSGVARGVGWQHLGAYINLAAFYLAGIPVAVILGFCTSLRGVGLWIGIIVGAAIQLALLGVVAICTNYEKQVERVRERLFKEESSIERLM, encoded by the exons ATGGAAGAAAATTTACTAGTGTTAGCAGAaggaaataatgatgatgatgatgataatcatAGATCATTACGTATAATAACATGGAGTGTGTTTGTAATAGAGGCTAAGAAATTTGGATATATAGCAGGACCAATGGTGTTGGTTACACTTTCTCAGTATTTGTTGCAAGTTATATGCCTTATGATGGTTGGTCATCTTGACGAGCTCGCGCTTTCTAGTACTGCCATCGCCATCTCTCTTTCTGGCGTCACCGGTTTTAGCTTACTT TTGGGGATGGCTAGTGCACTAGAAACCTTATGTGGACAGGCATATGGAGCtcaacaatataaaaaaattggaaCCCAAACTTACACTGCCATTTTCTCTCTTCTAATCGTGTGCATTCCTCTATCTGTTTTATGGAGATATACAGAAAATATACTCGTTCTTACGGGCCAAAGCCCTGCAATTTCACGTGAAGCTGGAAAATTCATAACATGGCTTATTCCTGCACTCTTTGCTTATGCAACACTTCAACCACTTATTCGATATTTCCAAATGCAAAGCATGCTTTGGGCTATGCTCATTAGCTCAACTGTTGCGTTATGCTTGCACGTCCCTCTTTGTTGGGCTCTTGTGTATACGACCAGATTAGCAAACATTGGAGCTGCAATATCTATGGATATTACAATGTGGCTAAACGTGATCTTCCTCTTCCTTTACATGAAATATTCTCCTGCTTGTGCTAAAACCCGTGCTCCAATATCTATGGAGGTGTTGCACGGGATGAAACAGTTCTTTAGCTATGCCATCCCTTCGGCTGTCATGATTTG CCTCAACACCATTGCTACTCTCTACGCCATAGCATACGGATTTGGGGCTGGCATCAG CACTAGAGTTTCTAATGAACTTGGAGCTGGAAACCCACAAGGTGCTCGTATTGCAGTCTATGTTGTCCTCTTAATTGCCATTATTGAGACGAGTGTAGTTAGCACAAGTGTTTTTGTCGGTAGGCGCGTTTTTGGGTACATTTTTTCCAATGAGAAGGAAGTTATCAATTATGTCACAAAAATGGTGCCTCTTCTCTGCTTAAACATCATCATGGATAGTCTACAGGGAACCCTTTCAG GTGTTGCGAGGGGAGTTGGATGGCAACATCTAGGGGCCTACATTAATCTTGCTGCATTCTATCTTGCGGGGATTCCGGTTGCTGTTATATTAGGATTCTGCACGTCATTGCGAGGAGTGGGTCTATGGATCGGAATAATCGTGGGAGCAGCTATTCAACTTGCTCTACTGGGGGTAGTAGCAATTTGCACAAATTATGAAAAACAG GTGGAAAGGGTAAGGGAAAGGTTATTCAAGGAAGAATCCTCAATTGAGAGATTAATGTGA
- the LOC122595093 gene encoding ATP synthase subunit beta, mitochondrial-like, with protein sequence MSSRRLLATLLRTSNAARSTSRFTQSTRSTSRATSTSRSTSSATGYFPNRSAAAATYSTSAAPTPPTVAPPVSKSHDGKITDEFTGAGSIGQVCQVIGAVVDVRFSEGLPPILTALEVLDNSIRLVLEVAQHLGENMVRTIAMDGTEGLVRGQKVLNTGSPITVPVGRATLGRIINVIGEPIDHRGDIKTDHYLPIHREAPAFVEQATEQQILVTGIKVVDLLAPYQRGGKIGLFGGAGVGKTVLIMELINNVAKAHGGFSVFAGVGERTREGNDLYREMMESGVIKLGDKQSESKCALVYGQMNEPPGARARVGLTGLTVAEHFRDAEGQDVLLFIDNIFRFTQANSEVSALLGRIPSAVGYQPTLATDLGGLQERITTTKKGSITSVQAIYVPADDLTDPAPATTFAHLDATTVLSRQISELGIYPAVDPLDSTSRMLSPHILGEDHYNTARGVQKVLQNYKNLQDIIAILGMDELSEDDKLTVARARKIQRFLSQPFHVAEVFTGAPGKYVELKESIGSFQGVLDGKYDDLSEQSFYMVGGIDEVIAKAEKIAKESAA encoded by the exons ATGTCTTCACGGCGGCTACTCGCCACACTCCTCCGCACCTCCAACGCCGCCAGATCTACATCTCGATTCACTCAATCCACCAGATCCACATCCCGAGCAACCTCCACCTCACGATCAACCTCTTCCGCTACCGGATACTTTCCAAACcgatcagcagcagcagcaacttACTCAACGTCCGCCGCACCGACTCCGCCAACGGTTGCTCCACCGGTATCGAAATCTCATGACGGAAAGATCACCGATGAGTTTACTGGCGCTGGATCCATTGGTCAAGTGTGTCAGGTTATTGGTGCTGTTGTGGATGTTAGGTTTAGTGAAGGATTACCTCCGATTTTGACGGCGCTTGAGGTTTTGGATAATAGTATTAGGCTGGTTTTGGAAGTGGCTCAGCATTTGGGAGAGAATATGGTTAGGACTATTGCTATGGATGGTACTGAAGGCCTTGTTAGAGGTCAAAAAGTTCTCAACACTGGTTCTCCTATCACT GTTCCTGTTGGAAGAGCAACTCTTGGTCGTATTATTAACGTTATCGGAGAACCAATTGATCATAGAGGCGATATCA AAACCGATCACTATTTGCCTATTCATAGAGAAGCACCTGCTTTTGTTGAGCAAGCAACTGAACAACAAATCCTTGTTACTGGTATCAAG GTTGTCGATCTTCTTGCCCCATACCAAAGAGGAGGAAAGATTGGCCTTTTTGGTGGTGCCGGTGTTGGAAAAACTGTGCTTATCATGGAGCTTATTAACAACGTTGCTAAGGCCCATG GTGGTTTCTCTGTCTTTGCTGGTGTTGGAGAACGTACCCGTGAGGGTAACGATTTGTATAGGGAAATGATGGAAAGTGGTGTCATCAAGCTAGGTGACAAGCAG AGTGAGAGCAAGTGTGCTCTTGTGTATGGTCAAATGAATGAACCCCCAGGTGCCCGTGCTCGTGTTGGGCTTACTGGATTGACTGTGGCTGAACACTTCAGAGATGCCGAAGGACAAGATGTGCTACTTTTCATTGACAATATTTTCCGTTTTACCCAG GCTAACTCTGAGGTGTCTGCTTTGCTTGGTCGTATTCCATCTGCTGTCGGGTATCAACCAACTTTGGCAACAGATCTTGGAGGCCTTCAAGAGCGTATTACCACAACTAAGAAGGGTTCCATTACATCTGTCCAAGCTATTTATGTCCCTGCTGATGATTTGACAGATCCAGCCCCTGCCACTACATTTGCTCACTTGGATGCCACAACTGTGTTATCCCGACAG ATTTCCGAGCTTGGTATTTACCCTGCTGTCGATCCTCTTGATTCTACATCTCGTATGCTTTCACCCCATATCTTGGGAGAAGATCATTATAACACTGCTCGTGGTGTACAAAAGGTTCTCCAGAATTACAAGAATCTTCAAGATATTATCGCCATTCTTGGAATGGATGAGCTTAGTGAAGATGACAAGTTGACTGTTGCCCGTGCTCGCAAAATTCAAAGGTTTTTGAGTCAGCCCTTCCATGTTGCCGAAGTTTTCACTGGTGCCCCTGGTAAATATGTAGAGTTGAAAGAAAGCATTGGTAGTTTCCAG GGAGTGTTGGATGGAAAGTACGATGACCTGTCAGAACAATCATTTTACATGGTTGGTGGAATTGATGAGGTTATTGCCAAGGCCGAGAAGATCGCCAAGGAATCTGCTGCTTAA